Part of the Methylorubrum populi genome is shown below.
CGGCGGTCGAGTTGGGCAAGCTTCTCGGGGCGCGCGTCATCGCCTGCGCCTCCTCGCCGGAAAAGCTCGAGACCGCCCGCGCCCACGGCGCCGACGACCTCGTCGACTACAAGGCGAACAACCTGCGCGAGGCACTGCGGCGCCTCACCGGCGAACGGGGCGTCGACGTCGTCTACGACGCGGTCGGCGGAGACCTCGCCGAGCCCGCCATGCGCGCGCTCGGCTGGAAGGGTCGTTTCCTCGTGATCGGCTTCGCCGCGGGCGAGATCCCGAAATTCCCCCTCAACGTCATCATGCTCAAGGGCATCGATGTGCAGGGCGTCCATTGGGGCGCCTTCGTCGAGCGCGAACCGGAGGCGCACAGGGCGAACCAAGCCCAGCTGCTGGCCTGGGCGGCGGAGGGCAAGCTGACGGTGAAGGTGCACGGCACCTATCCGCTCGCGGCCTATGCGGAGGCGCTCGGGGTTCTCGTCCGCCGCGAGGCGGTGGGCAAGGTGTTGCTCGATCTCAGAGGATAGAATCGCGCTCGACCGAACGGGGGCGAGGCTTCGCGGTGGTGGCCTCGGAGGTGAAGGCGCTCGCCGCCCAGACGACGCGGGTCACCGACGAGATCACCCGGATCCACGGGGGCCGGTCAAGCCGTGGCGGCGATCGGCGGCATCGCGGCGCGGATCGCCGAGCTCGATACGGTGTCCGTCTCGGTCACCGGTGCCGTCGGCGAGCAGGGCGCGGCCACGAACGAGATCGTGCATCGGGTCGGCCGGACCGCGCAGGCCCCCCGCGCCGTGACCGGTCACGTTGCCGAGGTTACGAAGCCCGCCGAACGGACGGGCTACGCCGCCGACCACGTCCTGCAGGCCGCCTCCGACATGTCGGCCCAGGCCGATCAGCGGCGGCAGGAGGTCGCGCGCTTCCTCGCCGATGTCAGCGGTCGAGCCGCGCCAGCGCCGCGGCGATGCGGGCCGCACCCGGCCCCCCGCCGGAGGCGACCGCATGGCGGCGGTCGAGGGCGATGGCGCCGCGGTGGCTCGCATGGGTGATGGCGATGGCGAGCGCGTCGGCGGCGTCGGCGAGCTTGAACTCCGCCTTCGGCAGCAGAAACTTCACCATCGCCTGGATCTGAACCTTCTCCGCGTGGCCGTTTCCGGCCACCGTCTTCTTCACGAGGTTGGCCGCGTATTCCGACACCGGCAATCCGGCGAGGGCCGGCACCAGCAGGGCCACGGCCCTGGCATGGCCGAGCTTGAGCGTCGCCTGCGCGTCCTTATTGACGAAGGTCTCCTCGACCGAGACCTCGTCGGGCGTGTGGGTCGTGACGATGCGGGAGAGGCCCTCGTGCAGCTCGCGCAGGCGCAGCGCCAGGGGCAGGTCGCCGTCCGAGGTGACGACGCCGCAGGCGAGGTAGGACAGCTTGGTGCCTCGTGCCGCGATCAATCCCCAGCCGGTGCGGCGCAGGCCGGGATCGATGCCGAGAATGCGGACGTCCGTGGTCATGGCCTCGGCCTCCTTCAAAGCATCGAACCGATACGGTACGTACCGTGAACGAAGCCTTGCCGCAAACACGCGCCGCGCCTTACCGACGCCTATTGGAGTTTGAACTCGCCCTCCAGACGGAGCGCCACCTCGTCGCCGAGCAGCGGCAGGAAGGCATTCACGCCGAATTCCGAGCGCTTGATCACCGTCCAGCCATCGAAGCCCACGGAGTAGATCTTGTCGACGGGGTTGACGCCCGCTTGGTTGAAGGTGGCGTCGAACGAGACCGGCTTCGACACGCCGCGCAGGGTCAGCGTGCCGTTGACCCGTGCCGTGGTCGGGCCCGTCGGCTCGACCGATTGGCTCACGAAGGTCGCCTCGGGGAACTTCTCCACATCGAGAAAGTCGGGCTGCTTGAGATGGGCGTTGAGCTTGTCGTTCAGACCATTGGCGCTGCCGGTGCCGATCTTGATCGAGAGGGTGCTCTTGCCCGGCGCGGCAGGATCGAGGACGAGGTCGCCCGATACCTCGGTGAACTGACCGTAATAGGTCGAGAAGCCGAGATGGCTGATCGACCACGTGATCTTGCCGTGGGCGGGATCGAGGCGATAACGCCCGGCCTTCACCTGTTTCGGATCCTTGGTCAGGGCCGAGGCGGCCTCCTGGGCCGGGGCAGCGCCGGGCGCGGCCAGGGCGAAGCCCGCCAGCAGGAGGGCGGCGAGGGCGAGCGTGCGCTTCATGCGGTCACCTTGTCGGTTGTGCCGCCAAGACGGATATGGCCTTAGGCCGAACGCGGCAACGGACCCTTCGAGGATCGACGGTTTCAAATGATCGGCAAGCTCAAGGGGATCGTCGATTCCTACGGCGAGGATTTCGTGATCCTCGACGTGAACGGCGTCGGCTACGTCGTCCACTGCTCCGCCCGCACCCTGCAGCGCCTGCCCAAGCCCGGCGAGGCGACGGATCTCGCCATCGAGACGCATGTGCGCGAGGACATGATTCGACTCTACGGCTTCCGCTCGGACGCCGAGCGGGAGTGGTTCCGCTTGCTCCAGACGGTGCAGGGCGTCGGCACCCGCGTGGCGCTCGGCGTATTGTCGGTGCTGGAGCCGGCCAACCTCGCCACCGCCATCGCCACAGGCGACAAGGGCGCCATCGCCCGCGCGCCCGGTGTCGGCCCGCGCCTGGCCGCCCGCCTCGTCGCCGAACTGAAGGACAAGGCGCCCGCCTTCGCTCCGGTCGATCCGGCGCTCGTCGCCCTGACCGGCGCGGTCGAGGACAGAACCGCGCCGCAGCCGGTCGCAGACGCGATCTCGGCCCTGGTCAATCTCGGTTATCCCCAGGTGCAGGCCTCGGCCGCCATCGCCGCCGCCCTGAAGGGCCTGGGCGACGGGGCCGAGACCGTGGAGGCCAAGACGCTGATCCGGCTCGGGCTGCGGGAACTCGCGCGATAGGGAGCGCCCGGACCCCTCAGCCGCCCTCGTCGAAGGGCGGCGGCTGCAGGCGCTGCCAAGCCGAGGCGATCCGTTCCGGCTTCACGCCGAGCGCCTCGGCGCAGGCGAGCAGCGACGGTTCGTCGCTCATCACATGGTCGAGAACGGCGCCGAGGAAGCCGGGATCGTGCAGGCTCTCGCGCAGCGTTCCGGGCTCGAGGCCGCTCGCGGCGACGAATCGGAAGAGCCGATCCTCGTCGGCGGCGAGCCATCCGAGCACATCGATCGCGAGACGTTCGCTCGCGCCATCACTATGATCAAGTTTGCGTTTCATCAACGAGTGGCAGTTTAAGAGAGTACGAGGGCCGGGCCACGGGGTGGAACGCCATCGCGACCGCGCCGGAGCAGGTCATGAAGAAAACCGTTCTCATCGTTGAAGACAACGAGCTGAACATGAAGCTCTTCGACGATCTGCTGGAAGCGCACGGCTACGCGACCCTCAAGACCGCCAACGGTATCGAGGCGATTGAGCTGGCGCGTGCGCACCACCCAGACTTGATTCTGATGGACATCCAGCTTCCCGAAGTCTCGGGCCTGGAAGTGACAAAATGGCTCAAGGACGACGACGACCTTCGTAACATTCCTGTGATCGCTATCACCGCTTTTGCAATGAAAGGCGACGAGGAACGCATTCGTGAAGGGGGTTGCGAGGCTTATTTGTCCAAGCCGATCTCGGTTGCCAAGTTTTTGGCAACGGTCCGCCGGTACATTGGCGATGACGGCACTCCCTGAGACCTCTCCGGACTGAATGCCGTCGCGGTCGTGAAGGCCGCGCATCGGAGGAACGATGTCCGCTCGCGTCCTGATCGTGGATGATCTCTACCCCAACGTACGGCTGCTCGAGACAAAACTGTCGCTCGAGTATTTCGACGTGGTCGTGGCGATGAACGGGCCGGACGCGCTCGCCATCTGCGAGAAGGGCGCCTGCGACGTCGTGCTGCTCGACGTGATGATGCCGGGCATGGACGGGTTCGAGGTCTGCCGGCGGCTCAAGTCCAACCCCGCCACGGCCCACCTGCCGGTGGTGATCGTCACCGCCCTCGACCAGCCCGCCGACCGTCTGCGGGGGCTGGATGCGGGGGCCGACGACTTCCTGACCAAGCCGATCGACGACACCGCGCTGATGACGCGGGTGCGCAGCCTCGTGCGGCTGAAGGCGGTGACCGACGAGCTGCGCTCGCGCGCCCTAGCGACACGCGAAATCGGTGGTCCCGATCCCTTGATTCTCGCCGCCGCGGATACCGGCGAGGGCGCGCGCATCCTCCTCGTGGAGGACCGTCCGAGCGCCATCGACCGCATCGGCATGGCCCTGTCCCAGCACCATCAGGTCACCGTGGAGTGCGATCCCCACCGCGCCCTGGTTCAGGCGCCGGAAGGCGGGTTCGACCTCGCCCTGGTGAGCCTCGACCTCGAAGGATTTGATGGCCTGCGCCTGTGCAGCCAGATCCGCTCGCTGGAGCGGACCCGCAACATGGCGCTGATCATGATCGGCGAGATGCACGAGCGGGCCCGCATCACCCGCGGCCTCGATTTCGGCGTCAACGACTACCTGCTGCGTCCGGTCGACCGCAACGAGCTGATCGCGCGGGTGCGCACCCAGGTGCGGCGGCTGCGCTTCTCGGAGACCCTGCGCGGGGCGCTCCAGGCCTCGATGGAACTCGCGATCACCGACGACCTGACCGGCCTGCACAACCGGCGCTACCTCGACCGGCATCTCGGCCCGGTCTTCGGCGAGGCGGCGCTGCAGCAGAAGGGTCTCGCCTGCCTGCTTCTCGACATCGACCGCTTCAAGTCCATCAACGACACCTACGGACACGAGGCCGGGGACGAGGTGCTGCGCGCTTTCGCCGACCGCATCCGCCAATACGTGCGGCCGATGGACATTCTCGCCCGCTACGGCGGCGAGGAGATCGTGATGGTCGTGCCGGGCGCGGAACTGCCCGATGCCCGCGCCATCGCCGAGCGCATCCGCGAGCGGATCGAGGCCACGCCCTTCGCCATCGAGGGCGGGACGCGCGATATCGGGGTCACCGTCTCGGTCGGTGTCTCGGTGCGGCGCCCGACCGATTCAAGCCCGGCCGACCTGCTCAAGCGCGCCGACACCGCCCTCTACCGCGCCAAGTCCTCCGGCCGGAACCGGGTCGAGGCGGCAGCGGCCTAGAGCATCATCCCGAAAGGTGGTGTGCGGCTTTCGGAAAAAGATGGTGCAAAAACAGATCCCTAGCGCGGTCCGGTCGAATCTTCCGGGTCGGCGAAGCCGGGGGTCCTCAGGCGCCTTCGCGCGCGGGAAGCGGCATTCCGGTCGCGCCAGCCGGCGGAGTGAGACCGAGGAGCCGCGCGATCTCGTCGCCCTCCGCCCCGCCGAGAAGGTCGGCCAGGGTGTAGCCGTCCAGCACCGCCAGGAAAGCCGCCAGGGCCTCACCCAGGACCCGCCGCAGGCGGCAGGGCGCGGTGATGGCACAGGAGCCCGCGGCGAAGCACTCGACCAGCGCGAGGTCGTCCTCGGTCGCCCGAACCACCGCGCCGACCACGATCTCGGCCGGCGGCTTGGCGAGGCGCAGGCCGCCGCCCCGCCCTCGGATCGTCTGAATCAAGCCGAGCCGGCCGAGCTGATGCACCACCTTCGTGAGATGGCTCTCGGAGATCCCGTAGGCCCGGGCGATCTCGGCGATCGAACTCTGCCGCGGTTCGCGCAAGCCGATATAGATCAGCGTCCGCAGAGCGTAGTCCGTGTAGCGGGTCAGGCGCATGACGGATCCGAAGGGCTTTTAAGGTACATTCCGTTTGCATCTTATCGCGCGGTGCGGCAAAAGGTTCATGTCGAATGGATCTTTGGATTCGCCCATGCCCGCATCGCTCTCGCCCCAAACCGTCGCCGTCGTCAAAGCCACCGTCCCGGCCCTTGAGACCCACGGGCTCGCCATCACGCGGCGCATGTACGAGCGCCTGTTCGAGAACGCCGACATCCGCGACCTCTTCAATCAGTCGCATCATGGCGAGACCGGGTCGCAGCCGAAAGCGCTCGCCCTCGCTGTTCTGGCCTATGCCCGCAACATCGACAATCTCGGCGTGCTGACGGGCGCCGTCGAGCGCATCGCCCAGAAGCATGTCGCGCTCAACATCCTGCCGGAGCACTATCCCTTCGTGGCCGACGCCCTGCTCGCGGCGATCCTTGACGTGCTGGGCGAAGCGGCAACGCCCGAGATCCTCGCAGCCTGGGGCGAGGCCTACTGGTTCCTCGCGGAACTGCTGATCGGCCGTGAGGCAACCATCTACCGGGATCAGGCGGCCAAGGCCGGCGGCTGGAACGGATGGCGCGATTTCGTCGTCGAGAGCGTCAAATCCGAGAGCGAGACGATCCGCTCGTTCGTCCTGGTCCCGGCCGATGGCGGCCAAGTGCTGCGACACGAGCCGGGACAGTATCTCGGCTTTCTCGTCGACCTCCCGGGCCGGGGCGTGCTGAAGCGGAATTACTCGATCTCCTGCGCCCCGAACGCGCGCGCCTACCGCATCACCGTCAAGCGGGAGGATGACGCGGACCGACCGGCCGGCCTCGTCTCGAACTGGCTCCACGCGGAGGCACGGCCCGGGACGGTGCTGAAGGTCGCCGCCCCGGCGGGCGACTTCTTCCTTGACCGCCGAAGTGCCGAGCCGGTGGTCCTCGTCAGCGGCGGCGTCGGCCTGACCCCGATGGTCAGCATGCTGGAGAGCATCGCGGCCGAAGCGCCCGCCCGTCCGGCCTGGTTCGTCCACGGCGCCCTGAACGGGCGGGTCCACGCCATGGGAGCGCATGTGCGCGGTCTCGTCGCGAACCGGGAGAACCTGTCGGCCCGCACCTTCTACGCGGAGCCGGATCCTCAGGATCGGCCCGGCGAGCACTACGACGAGGCGGGGCTGATCACGACGGATTGGCTGATGGCGAACACGCCCTCGGAGCGGGCGACTTACTACCTGTGTGGCCCCAAGCCGTTCCTGGCCGCGCTGTCGAGCGGGCTGACGCGCGCCGGCGTACCGGCGGAGCGGGTCCGGTTCGAGTTCTTCGGCCCGGCCGACGAGCTTCTGGACGAGGCGCCGAAGCAGGCGGCCTGAGGCGCGGATGCGGCAGCTCTCGGGGGCAGGCTCAGCCTGCGCCCGGATCGGTCTCGTCGCCCTGAGACGGCACGCCCGGCTTGCCGTCGGTCTTCTCGCTCGGATCCTTGACCGCGTCGGGGGCGCTGTTGGCGGGCTTTTCCCCGTCACGGCGCTCCCGCTCGCGGTCGTCCCCGTTCTGCCCGTTCATCGTCACGCTCCCTCAGGAATCTGGCTTAGGTCGGAGCCGGTCAGGATCGCTTGGCGCGATCGGGCTCGCCCGCGACGGGCTCCCCCTCGCGGGGACCGGCCGAGGCCTTTCGGTCGGAATGGCCGCCGGAGGAGCCGCCGAGCGCGGGTGGCGTGCGTCCCGCCGCCTCGCCACCACCGCTCCACTCGCCGTGCCGCTCGCCATCCGAGCGCCCCCCGGATCCCTGGCCGGTAATGGCCGCCTGCTCGGCCGTCTGATGGCCGCCGCCGGCCGGATGAGGGCCGCGCGAGCCGACGGCCTCGTCGGGCTTGCGGGTACCGGTATTGCTCAGGTCCTCGTCGGGTCGGTTCTCATTTCCCATCGTGCCCCCCCTCGGAATCGCCGTGGCGCGGCGGCTCTTCCTGGCCGACGGCGGCGGTGGCGCGCTCGATCGCCTCCTGCGCCGCGGCGTCGGGCCGGGTCCGGGACGACGGATCGGAAATCCGGCGTAGATTTTCTTCGGGTGTTTCGGCCTCGGTCTGGTCTACCGCATCCTGAGAGGCGCCGGAGCGATCCGTCCCGGAGGCGATGCGCGCGGTCTCGGCCGTGCCGTCGGGATTGCCCTTCAGGTCGGCCTGGATCCGCGACGGCACGCCCAGGTCGAGCGGGGAATCGGTGCCGAAATCCTGGCCGTTGCGGTCCGCGTCGGCGTCGAACTCCTTGAGCGACGGCCGATTGGGAGACGTCTCCATCATCATCATCCTCCAGAACTGACCGGGACAACAATCCGGGACTGGAGGAGTTGCGGTGCGGGGCCGTTAAAGCTCCGCACCGCCTCTCACATGTTAGCCGATGCCCTCGAACAGGACCGAGGAGATGTAGCGCTCGGCGAACGAGCAGGCGACGGTGACGATGCGCTTGCCCTGGAACTCGGGACGGCCCGCCAGTTCCAGCGCCGCGGCGACGTTGCCGCCGGTCGAGATGCCGCCGGGAATGCCCTCGAACTTGGCGAGATCCCGCGCCGTGTCGATCGCCTGCTGGTTCGAGACCTTGAGCACGCCGTCGAGGACGTCGGTGTGCAGGTTCTCGGGAATGAAGCCGGCGCCGATGCCCTGGATCTTGTGCGGGCCGGGCTGGCCGCCGGAGATCACGGGGCTGTCCACCGGCTCCACCGCGAACACCTTGAGGCCGGGCAGACGGGGCTTGAGCACCTCGCCGACGCCGGTCACCGTGCCGCCGGTGCCGACACCCGCCACGAAGGCATCGAGCTGGCCCTGCGTGTCGTTCCAAATCTCCTCCGCGGTCGTCTTGCGGTGGATCTCGGGATTCGCCGGGTTCGAGAATTGCTGCGGCATCACCGCGCCGTCGATCTCGCGCAGCAGCTCCTCGGCGCGGGCGATGGCGCCCTTCATGCCCTGCGGCCCGGGGGTCAGCTCGAGCTGCGCGCCGAGGAAGGCGAGCATCTTGCGCCGCTCCAGCGACATCGTCTCCGGCATGACCAGGATCAGGCGGTAGCCGCGTGCGGCGGCCACGAAGGCCAGCGCGATGCCGGTATTGCCCGAGGTCGGCTCGACCAGCGTGCCGCCGGGCTTGAGCCGGCCGGAGGCTTCGAGCGCGTCGATCATGTTGACGCCGATGCGGTCCTTCACGCTCGAGATCGGATTGAAGAATTCGAGCTTGAGCAGGATCTCGGCATCAACGCCCCGCTCCTTGGTGAGCCGGTTGAGGCGCACGAGCGGCGTGTTGCCGATGGTCTCGGTGATCGAGCCGTAGACGCGGCCGTGTCCGGGTTTCCGAACCGGGGTTGAGGTGTCTGTCATCGTCTGTCCGCTCCCTGAGCGCTCCCGTGCCGACGCGGTCGACGGCCCGGCGCAGGAGCGCGCGCCAAAACGAGAGGTTCGGCATCGGTCCGAAGGTGGATGACCGGCACGGGGCTCGGCAAAGCCGATGCGAAACCAGAAACTTAGCGCTCCCGCCGAAGCGGTGGCCGCTGCGGCGACGCGTAGCCGATTTCGCAAGCTCCGTCGAGCATCCCGCTCGGCGGATACCAGCCTTTACACGGGGAGCGCACGGCTGAGCTTATTCGGAGAATTTTATTTTATTTTTCCGCGCGCAAACGACAGTATTGTCATCTTCGAAGCGCTGACTGGACAGCGCGGTTACGAGCCGGCGCCGCACCGTCAGGCCGCGAGCAGGCGGGTCGCGAGAATCAGGACGGCAATCCCCGAACTAGTCGCGAGAACCGCCAGGGTCGCGGCTCCCTCGTGGTGGGCGCGGATGAAGTCGTAGCGCGTCGCGGCGGTCGCCGACGGCACCTTCGGGACGACGCGCTGGTGAACCCGGTCGATCCGCATTCCGTCTCTCCGCGTGGCCGGCCGCGAAAGGCGCGACCGAGGAGCACGAGGAAGCGGCCCGGGGGCCTGACGGAACATGAATCCCGACCGCTCTCCACGAAACGTCGTCAACGGGGTCTTAAACCGGGGCTTAGAGCGGCGTCGTGCCGGCTCGTCCGAGAAGCCGGCACGGTTTCGGAAACGCCGCTCCTACAGCGCGCGATCGAAGCGCAGTTCGCCGTTCGGGCTGCGGATCACGAGTTGCGATCCGTCGAGATCCCATTTGCCCGCCGTGCGCAGGGCGATGAGGAAGGCCTGCTCGGACGCGGCCAGCCCCTTCTCGCAGGTCTTCTTGGTGAGCGCCAAGGGACCGACGGCGAGGTGCTGCTCGCGCAGCGGGAAGGCCGTGGCGGTGAAGGTATTGCAGCCGCCGTAGCCGCGCGCGCGGTACTGCGTGTCGATGATGAAGCTCGGACGGTCGGCACCGGTGAACGGCTTGCCGTTCATGCTGACCGCGGTCCACATCGAGCCGAGGGGAAAGATCTTCTCCTGCGGCTTGGTCCCGGGGACGTATTGCGGCTTCTTCTCCGGCTGCTTGCCGGCGCCGAAGCCGGACGGATTGCCGCCCATGCTCATCTGCGCCGTGGCCGGCGCGGCCGCGAACGCGGCAACCGCGCAGGCCAGCGCGGCGGTCAGCATCCTGTTCATCGTTCAGCCCCCTTTCTGCTCGGCTGCCTCACCCCGGAGCCCGGCTGGCCGCACGCGGCGCGGACACGGCTCTCGACTCTTTCGCCCATTACGGCGCGCAGGCACCGAAACGTTCGGGCCGCGCACCCGGTCCTGGCATCTGGTTCTGGGCGCTAGGGGGAATCGACACAGATTCAAGCACAATTATGGTCAAGACCCGTTCAGGATCCGGTTCGGCGGCGATCCTGCCTGATCCAGGCGCCGAAGACCTTGTGCGCCAGGACGCTTCGGCGAGCGAGTCGGCGGGGACAGGCGAAATCCCGTTTCTCACAAGCTTTGCCGAAACGAACCGGCCTTCCGGACGGTTGATGGGGCGACAGAGCGTTTCCGTGACCGATGGCGCGGAAGGGCCCAGGACGCACGTGGCGAAGAGGACGCGCGTGGCGAAGAGTGAGGAGAGTGGTTTGACCGGATCGGACGAAGGAGCGTCGAGCGGCGCCTCGCCCAACACGATGACGGCGGCCCAGAGCCGGGGTGCCCGCGGCCTGCTCGGCTGGTCGGAGGCGGAACTGGCCCGGCGCTCGGGACTGGACGAAGGCTTCGTGAAGAGTTTCGAGGCCGGCACGGGCGATCCCGCCTCCGGCCAGGTCGAGGCCCTGCGCAGCGCCCTGATGCAGGGCGGCATCGTCTTCACCAACGGTGCGACGCCGGGCGTGCGGCTCTCGGAGGAGCAGCGCGGCGGCAACGAGGGGACACGGGTGGATCAGCTCACCACCGAGAACGACCGCTGAAGCGCAGCCTCACCCCGTGGCCAGGGCCTTGAGGTCGAAGGACGGATCGGCGGCCTGCTCCGGCGTCAGCACCTTGGACGCGGCCAGCAGGCGCCGGGCGGCCATGTGGTCGGCGGGGCGATCCACCGACTCGACGGCGCTGAGCGCGCCGTCGCGGAAGCGGAACACCGAGACGCCGGCCCCGGCCCGGCGCAGGACGCTGGCATCCGTCGGCGCGGCGAGTCCGGCGATCTGCAGCTTGTGCGGCCCCTGATCGCTCCAGAACCACGGCACCGCGTCGTAGGCGGCGGGCCGTCCGGTGAGCCGGGCGGCGAGGCAGCGACCCTGATCCACCGCGTTCTGGACCGATTCGATCCGCACCCGGTCGCCGCCGGGCATTCCCGCGGCGAAGCGGCTCGGAAAACGGACGCAATCACCGATGGCGGAGATCGCCGGATCGCTGGTCGCCAGGAAGGCGTCGACCTCGATGCCGTCGCGCACCGTCAGCCCGGCCTCCGCCGCTAGCTCCTGGTTCGGCACCACGCCGATGCCGACGACGACGAGGTCGGCGGCCAGGCTCTGCCCGTCGGCTGCCCGCACGGCGGCGACCCGTCCCCCCTCCCCCTCGATGGCGGTGACGCCCGCCCCGAACAGGAACGTGACGCCGGCCTCCTCATGGAAGGCACGGAACACTTCCGAGGTCTCCGGCGAGACCGCCCGCGCCATCACCCGCTCGGCCGCCTCGATCACCGTGACGGAGAGGCCGCGGGCGGCGCAGACGGCCGCGAATTCGAGGCCGATGAATCCGGCGCCCACGACGACGATCCGGCGGATGTCGGCGATCGCGGCCCGCAGGGCATCGGCGTCGTCGAGGGATCGGAGCTGGCGCACGCCCGTCAGCTCGGCCCCTGGCACCGGCAGCGCCCGGTTGCGTGTGCCCGTCGCGAGGACGAGGTGGCCGTAGGCGAGGCGCCCGCCATCCGAGAGACGAAGGCCGCGCTCCGCCCGGTCGATGGCCGTCACCCGCGTCCCGGAAAGATGATCGATGCGGTGTTCGGCGAAAAAGCTCTCCTGCCGCAGCAGCAGGCCGCGGGCGTCGGTCTTGCCGGCGAGGTAGGCCTTCGAGAGTGGCGGGCGCTGGTAGGGAAGCGCGGCCTCTTCGCCGACCAGGGTCAGGCGTCCGGAAAAGCCCGCCTCCCGCAGCGAGGCGGCGGCCTGGAAGCCGGCCTGCCCCGCTCCGACGACGACGATCGTCTCGATCGGCCCGCTCATTCGCCCGCCTCGGCCGGACTACGGATGGCCTTGGGCGCCGGGGGCGCCCCCTCCGCGAAAAAGCCACCAGGAATGGTCGGCAGGAAGCGGCGTCCCTCCTGCGCTAGATAGTCCCAGAACGCGTCGGAGGCCGGGCCGAGCACTTTGTCGGCGCGGCGCACGATATACCAGTCGCGCCGGATCGGAAGGCCCTCCACGTCGAGGAGGATGAGGCGCCCGCTCGCCAATTCCGCCGCGACCGAGTGGCCCGACAGCAGCGCGATCCCGAGCCCTGCCATCACCGCCTGCTTCAGCGTCTCGTTCGAGCCCGAGTCGATCCCGAGCTTGGCCCGGCGGATCATCACGCCGCTCATGAATTCCTCGAACACCGAGCGGGTGCCCGAGCCTTCCTCGCGCACGAGGAAGGATTCCTCCGCCAGATCCGCGCGGGTGAGGCCGCGCCGCCCGGCCATCGGGTGGTCGGGAGCGGCGATCAGCACCAGCGGATGGGGCCCGAACATCTCCGCCTCGATGGCGAAGTCCCGCGGCGGGCGGCCCATGATGGCGAAATCGATGTCGTAGTTGCGCAGCGCCTCGATCGTGTCCTGCCGGTTGCCGACGGTCAGCGAGATCTCGACCTTCGGGTGGCTCTCCATGAAGCCCGCGATCACCTGCGGTGCGAAGTACTTCGCCGTCGAGACGACGCCGAGGCCGACCCGGCCGCCGCCGCCGCCCTTCAGGGTGCGCAAGCGGTCGGTGCAGGTTTCCAGCACGGTGTTGATGCTGTTGATCGCCCACAGCATCTCGCGGCCGGCATCGGTCGGCTTGAGGCCGGTCGGCGTACGGTCGAACAGGAGGAGGCCCGCCTCCTCCTCAAGCTGGCGGATGCGGGCGTAGAGCGCGGCG
Proteins encoded:
- the ruvA gene encoding Holliday junction branch migration protein RuvA encodes the protein MIGKLKGIVDSYGEDFVILDVNGVGYVVHCSARTLQRLPKPGEATDLAIETHVREDMIRLYGFRSDAEREWFRLLQTVQGVGTRVALGVLSVLEPANLATAIATGDKGAIARAPGVGPRLAARLVAELKDKAPAFAPVDPALVALTGAVEDRTAPQPVADAISALVNLGYPQVQASAAIAAALKGLGDGAETVEAKTLIRLGLRELAR
- the ruvC gene encoding crossover junction endodeoxyribonuclease RuvC translates to MTTDVRILGIDPGLRRTGWGLIAARGTKLSYLACGVVTSDGDLPLALRLRELHEGLSRIVTTHTPDEVSVEETFVNKDAQATLKLGHARAVALLVPALAGLPVSEYAANLVKKTVAGNGHAEKVQIQAMVKFLLPKAEFKLADAADALAIAITHASHRGAIALDRRHAVASGGGPGAARIAAALARLDR
- a CDS encoding YceI family protein; translation: MKRTLALAALLLAGFALAAPGAAPAQEAASALTKDPKQVKAGRYRLDPAHGKITWSISHLGFSTYYGQFTEVSGDLVLDPAAPGKSTLSIKIGTGSANGLNDKLNAHLKQPDFLDVEKFPEATFVSQSVEPTGPTTARVNGTLTLRGVSKPVSFDATFNQAGVNPVDKIYSVGFDGWTVIKRSEFGVNAFLPLLGDEVALRLEGEFKLQ
- a CDS encoding response regulator; its protein translation is MKKTVLIVEDNELNMKLFDDLLEAHGYATLKTANGIEAIELARAHHPDLILMDIQLPEVSGLEVTKWLKDDDDLRNIPVIAITAFAMKGDEERIREGGCEAYLSKPISVAKFLATVRRYIGDDGTP
- a CDS encoding PleD family two-component system response regulator, with amino-acid sequence MSARVLIVDDLYPNVRLLETKLSLEYFDVVVAMNGPDALAICEKGACDVVLLDVMMPGMDGFEVCRRLKSNPATAHLPVVIVTALDQPADRLRGLDAGADDFLTKPIDDTALMTRVRSLVRLKAVTDELRSRALATREIGGPDPLILAAADTGEGARILLVEDRPSAIDRIGMALSQHHQVTVECDPHRALVQAPEGGFDLALVSLDLEGFDGLRLCSQIRSLERTRNMALIMIGEMHERARITRGLDFGVNDYLLRPVDRNELIARVRTQVRRLRFSETLRGALQASMELAITDDLTGLHNRRYLDRHLGPVFGEAALQQKGLACLLLDIDRFKSINDTYGHEAGDEVLRAFADRIRQYVRPMDILARYGGEEIVMVVPGAELPDARAIAERIRERIEATPFAIEGGTRDIGVTVSVGVSVRRPTDSSPADLLKRADTALYRAKSSGRNRVEAAAA
- a CDS encoding NADPH:quinone oxidoreductase family protein; this translates as MKALVCSRLGGPEDLAVQELPDPVPGPGEALVRVRVAALNFFDTLIIAGRYQVKPDLPFSPGGEACGVIEALGPGADGFSVGDRVMVHLSHGTARERIAVPVKRLARVPEAVSDEVAAGLSITYGTTLHALRDRADIRPGETLVVLGASGGVGLAAVELGKLLGARVIACASSPEKLETARAHGADDLVDYKANNLREALRRLTGERGVDVVYDAVGGDLAEPAMRALGWKGRFLVIGFAAGEIPKFPLNVIMLKGIDVQGVHWGAFVEREPEAHRANQAQLLAWAAEGKLTVKVHGTYPLAAYAEALGVLVRREAVGKVLLDLRG
- a CDS encoding Rrf2 family transcriptional regulator → MRLTRYTDYALRTLIYIGLREPRQSSIAEIARAYGISESHLTKVVHQLGRLGLIQTIRGRGGGLRLAKPPAEIVVGAVVRATEDDLALVECFAAGSCAITAPCRLRRVLGEALAAFLAVLDGYTLADLLGGAEGDEIARLLGLTPPAGATGMPLPAREGA
- the hmpA gene encoding NO-inducible flavohemoprotein, with protein sequence MPASLSPQTVAVVKATVPALETHGLAITRRMYERLFENADIRDLFNQSHHGETGSQPKALALAVLAYARNIDNLGVLTGAVERIAQKHVALNILPEHYPFVADALLAAILDVLGEAATPEILAAWGEAYWFLAELLIGREATIYRDQAAKAGGWNGWRDFVVESVKSESETIRSFVLVPADGGQVLRHEPGQYLGFLVDLPGRGVLKRNYSISCAPNARAYRITVKREDDADRPAGLVSNWLHAEARPGTVLKVAAPAGDFFLDRRSAEPVVLVSGGVGLTPMVSMLESIAAEAPARPAWFVHGALNGRVHAMGAHVRGLVANRENLSARTFYAEPDPQDRPGEHYDEAGLITTDWLMANTPSERATYYLCGPKPFLAALSSGLTRAGVPAERVRFEFFGPADELLDEAPKQAA
- a CDS encoding DUF3572 domain-containing protein is translated as MKRKLDHSDGASERLAIDVLGWLAADEDRLFRFVAASGLEPGTLRESLHDPGFLGAVLDHVMSDEPSLLACAEALGVKPERIASAWQRLQPPPFDEGG